A genomic region of Desulfosarcina ovata subsp. ovata contains the following coding sequences:
- the trxA gene encoding thioredoxin, with protein sequence MTDETVLIRCRNCGARNRIPVARLQENPRCGRCKTPFPAISVTSRPVMVTDATFARDVLESPLPVLMDCWATWCSYCGALSPILDDLARTYAGRLKVAKLNVDQNPATANRYSVMSLPTLLFFRDGKLVETAAGALPKAEIERYLYPLLNH encoded by the coding sequence ATGACAGATGAGACCGTATTGATCCGCTGCCGCAACTGCGGCGCGAGAAATCGGATTCCTGTGGCCCGATTACAGGAAAATCCCCGTTGCGGGCGCTGCAAAACGCCCTTTCCGGCCATTTCCGTCACCAGTCGGCCGGTGATGGTCACCGATGCCACGTTTGCCCGTGACGTACTGGAAAGTCCGCTGCCGGTGCTGATGGACTGCTGGGCGACCTGGTGTTCCTACTGCGGGGCCCTGAGCCCGATCCTCGACGATCTGGCCAGGACCTATGCCGGCCGCCTGAAGGTGGCCAAGCTCAATGTCGACCAGAACCCGGCAACCGCCAACCGTTATAGTGTCATGAGCCTGCCCACACTGCTCTTTTTCCGCGACGGAAAATTGGTGGAGACGGCTGCCGGTGCGTTGCCCAAAGCGGAAATCGAACGCTATCTGTATCCGCTTTTAAACCATTGA
- a CDS encoding rubredoxin-like domain-containing protein, producing MGNWKCGNCGYELQADAPPERCPSCKEKCEFLDNTCYTPDCASEGKDPRIK from the coding sequence ATGGGCAACTGGAAATGCGGGAACTGTGGATATGAACTGCAGGCGGACGCACCACCGGAAAGATGTCCATCCTGCAAGGAAAAATGTGAATTTCTCGACAATACCTGTTACACCCCCGACTGCGCATCCGAGGGCAAGGATCCCCGGATTAAATAG
- a CDS encoding rubredoxin: MAEPHEMYQCQTVNCGYIYNPDKGDRKGKIAKGTSFEDLPDDWKCPICGAGKKLFRPLG; encoded by the coding sequence ATGGCCGAACCCCATGAAATGTACCAGTGCCAGACCGTCAACTGCGGCTATATTTACAACCCCGACAAAGGCGACCGCAAAGGCAAGATCGCCAAGGGAACATCCTTTGAGGATCTTCCCGATGATTGGAAATGCCCTATCTGCGGCGCCGGAAAAAAACTGTTCCGGCCGCTTGGATAG
- a CDS encoding NAD(P)H-dependent oxidoreductase — MFILGLQGSPRKNGNTDTLLAAFLEKAAAAGAAVHTVQAARAGVTPCKGCGYCETHGTCVIKDDPMSTELFGLLRQADMVVAASPVYFYGVSAQLKVLIDRCQTFWSRKYVYKLKDPLVATREGVLLSVAASRGRQLFDGIQLTAKYFFDAIDARFSHALTYRGVESKGAIRSQSRLAEDIEAIIEKSVRPMVARKKILFVSRQGGCRAPLAAAMAQQRYGDRIRTAFGGRQPAATLSVPMVQAMQKIGLDLGYRTPLAMDKAFYGISPDLVVTIGTTDTEPPMAGVETVNWPIPNPPGMEEAQMEGLRLDLGNHVDRLIQWIERPSP, encoded by the coding sequence ATGTTTATTCTGGGACTTCAAGGCAGCCCCCGCAAAAACGGCAACACAGACACCCTGCTGGCCGCCTTTCTGGAAAAGGCGGCTGCGGCAGGGGCGGCGGTTCACACCGTCCAGGCGGCACGGGCCGGGGTCACCCCCTGCAAAGGCTGCGGATACTGTGAAACCCACGGAACCTGTGTAATCAAGGATGACCCCATGTCAACCGAACTGTTCGGGCTGCTGCGCCAGGCCGACATGGTGGTGGCCGCCTCACCGGTCTACTTTTACGGTGTCAGTGCCCAGCTCAAGGTGCTGATTGATCGCTGCCAGACCTTCTGGTCCCGGAAATACGTCTACAAGCTCAAGGATCCCTTGGTCGCCACCCGTGAGGGGGTGCTGCTCAGTGTGGCCGCATCCAGGGGACGCCAGCTCTTCGACGGCATCCAGCTCACCGCCAAATACTTTTTCGATGCCATCGATGCCCGTTTCAGCCATGCGCTGACCTATCGGGGGGTCGAAAGCAAAGGCGCCATCCGAAGCCAGAGCCGGCTGGCCGAAGACATCGAGGCCATCATCGAAAAAAGCGTCCGTCCCATGGTGGCGCGCAAGAAGATTCTTTTCGTTTCCCGCCAGGGCGGCTGTCGCGCCCCCCTGGCGGCGGCCATGGCCCAGCAGCGCTATGGGGATCGGATTCGTACGGCATTCGGTGGCCGTCAACCGGCCGCAACGCTGTCCGTCCCCATGGTTCAGGCCATGCAGAAAATCGGCCTGGACCTGGGCTACCGCACCCCGTTGGCCATGGATAAGGCGTTTTATGGGATTTCCCCCGATCTGGTGGTGACCATCGGCACCACGGATACCGAGCCCCCCATGGCCGGCGTGGAGACGGTCAACTGGCCCATCCCCAACCCACCGGGCATGGAAGAGGCACAGATGGAAGGGCTGCGCCTGGATTTAGGAAACCATGTCGATCGGCTGATTCAATGGATTGAGCGTCCGTCGCCATGA
- a CDS encoding cytochrome ubiquinol oxidase subunit I, whose translation MDVVMLSRLQFAAATMFHFLFVPLTLGLSALVAYMETRYVKTGDETYLNMTKFWGKLFLINFALGVVTGITLEFQFGTNWSRYSAYMGDIFGSLLAIEASLAFFLESTFIGIWIFGWKKLSKKAHATVMWLVAGAGNISAVWILLANGWMQQPVGFTIRNGRAELTDFLAVVTNPFGLLEIVHTIPSAFLLSAFFIMGISAWHLLKKEHIDFFTRSFNIGLVVGLVTSLVVVITGDLHAVHVTRTQPAKLAAMESHWETQAQAPIVLFAIPDEANEGNKIEIGSLPGVLSFLGHHDFNATVTGLRDIPKDERPPVLPTFVSFRTMVALGTLFPLLTIVGMFLRKRLLESRWYLWTMLLAIPLPYLAMEMGWVLAEVGRQPWIVYGLLKTAAAASPIAEAQVMTTLVGFILVYGLLGIAGFYLIANFAGKGPQTASENS comes from the coding sequence ATGGACGTTGTCATGTTATCCCGGCTCCAGTTCGCCGCCGCGACCATGTTCCATTTTCTCTTTGTGCCTCTGACCCTGGGGCTGTCTGCGCTGGTGGCATACATGGAGACCCGATATGTAAAAACCGGGGATGAGACCTATCTGAACATGACCAAATTCTGGGGCAAGCTGTTCCTGATCAATTTTGCCCTGGGCGTGGTCACGGGCATCACCCTGGAGTTCCAGTTCGGCACCAACTGGTCCCGCTACTCCGCCTATATGGGAGATATATTCGGGTCGTTGCTGGCCATCGAAGCGTCCCTGGCCTTTTTTCTCGAATCGACCTTTATCGGCATATGGATCTTCGGCTGGAAGAAGCTATCCAAAAAGGCCCATGCCACGGTGATGTGGCTGGTGGCCGGGGCCGGCAACATTTCGGCCGTCTGGATCCTGCTGGCCAACGGCTGGATGCAACAGCCGGTGGGTTTCACGATTCGCAACGGCCGCGCCGAACTGACCGATTTCCTGGCTGTGGTGACCAACCCGTTCGGCCTGCTGGAAATCGTCCATACCATTCCTTCGGCATTTTTGCTCAGCGCTTTCTTCATCATGGGCATCAGTGCCTGGCACCTGCTCAAAAAAGAGCACATCGATTTTTTTACCCGTTCCTTCAACATCGGCCTGGTGGTCGGTCTGGTCACCTCCCTGGTGGTCGTGATCACCGGCGACCTGCACGCCGTTCACGTGACCCGGACCCAGCCGGCCAAGCTGGCCGCCATGGAATCGCACTGGGAAACCCAGGCCCAGGCCCCCATCGTCCTGTTTGCCATCCCCGACGAAGCCAATGAAGGCAATAAAATAGAAATCGGCAGCCTGCCCGGCGTGCTCAGTTTCCTGGGGCATCACGATTTCAACGCAACGGTCACCGGCCTCAGGGATATCCCCAAAGACGAACGGCCGCCGGTGCTGCCGACGTTTGTCTCTTTCCGGACCATGGTGGCGCTGGGTACCCTGTTCCCCCTGCTCACCATCGTGGGCATGTTTTTGAGGAAACGGCTGCTCGAATCCCGCTGGTACCTTTGGACGATGCTGCTTGCCATTCCCCTGCCCTACCTGGCCATGGAGATGGGCTGGGTGCTGGCCGAGGTCGGCCGTCAGCCCTGGATCGTCTACGGCCTGCTGAAAACCGCTGCGGCGGCATCGCCCATCGCTGAAGCACAGGTCATGACCACCCTGGTGGGATTCATTCTGGTCTACGGCCTGCTCGGCATCGCCGGGTTCTACCTGATTGCCAACTTTGCCGGCAAGGGCCCGCAAACGGCATCCGAAAACAGCTGA
- the cydB gene encoding cytochrome d ubiquinol oxidase subunit II, whose amino-acid sequence MLLQSVWFFLWGLLWAVFFMTDGFDMGIGSLYPLLGKSERDKHMMIHAMGPMWDGNEVWLITAGGVTFAAFPLVYAVMFSSLYSALMLILFALILRGVSFEFRNKVESAAWKKVWDTCIFLGSFLPALLFGVAFGNIFQGIPFDGDGVYQGTLLTLLNPYGLLAGVLFVCLFVMHGALWLAIRTDGDLAERAARLAGKLWPVLTGVAVVFLVATFIFTSLYDNYLATPVLFLVPLVAVAGLVGIRYFLMQQAFFKAWFSSAATIVACTFFGVIGLFPSLFPSSIDTAFSLTAFNASSSPLTLQIMLIVVVLFIPVVLAYQIWAYKLFSGKVTDDDLAHEETY is encoded by the coding sequence ATGCTTTTACAATCCGTATGGTTTTTTCTATGGGGGCTTCTCTGGGCGGTCTTTTTCATGACCGATGGCTTCGATATGGGGATCGGCTCCCTCTACCCGCTGCTGGGCAAATCAGAACGGGACAAACACATGATGATCCATGCCATGGGGCCGATGTGGGACGGCAACGAGGTCTGGCTGATCACTGCCGGCGGCGTGACCTTTGCCGCCTTTCCGCTGGTTTACGCGGTGATGTTCTCCTCCCTCTACTCAGCCCTGATGCTGATTCTTTTTGCCCTGATCCTGCGCGGGGTCTCCTTTGAATTCCGCAACAAGGTGGAGAGCGCCGCCTGGAAAAAGGTATGGGACACCTGTATCTTTTTAGGCAGTTTTTTGCCGGCGCTTTTGTTCGGCGTGGCCTTCGGCAATATTTTCCAGGGTATCCCCTTTGACGGCGATGGGGTTTACCAGGGCACCCTTTTGACCCTGCTCAACCCTTACGGTCTCCTGGCCGGCGTACTCTTTGTCTGCCTCTTCGTGATGCACGGCGCCCTGTGGCTGGCCATCCGCACCGACGGCGACCTGGCTGAGCGTGCGGCGCGCCTGGCCGGCAAACTGTGGCCGGTGCTAACCGGTGTGGCCGTGGTCTTTCTGGTGGCCACCTTTATCTTCACGTCGCTGTATGACAATTATCTGGCTACCCCGGTGCTGTTCCTGGTTCCGCTGGTCGCCGTGGCCGGCCTGGTGGGCATCCGTTATTTCCTGATGCAGCAGGCATTCTTCAAGGCCTGGTTCTCTTCTGCGGCCACCATTGTCGCCTGCACCTTCTTCGGCGTCATCGGGCTGTTTCCCAGCCTGTTTCCCTCGAGCATCGATACCGCCTTCAGCCTGACAGCCTTTAATGCCTCATCCAGCCCCCTGACCCTGCAGATCATGCTGATCGTGGTCGTACTGTTCATTCCGGTGGTGCTGGCCTACCAAATCTGGGCCTACAAATTGTTCAGCGGCAAGGTCACCGATGACGATCTGGCCCATGAGGAAACCTATTGA
- a CDS encoding ferritin-like domain-containing protein, whose protein sequence is MSYDFNADDVFEMAEQIEKNGADFYRDAAAGTTDPDAKKFLSDLAAMEDDHEKTFAAMRKKLGTTEKAETVFDPQNEAAAYLKALADTRIFFKKEIDTSSMEAILKAAILAEKDSIVFYLGMKELVPESLGQSRLDDIIKEEMSHIKLLSHRLVASK, encoded by the coding sequence ATGAGTTATGATTTTAATGCGGATGACGTCTTTGAGATGGCTGAGCAGATCGAAAAAAACGGCGCGGACTTTTACCGTGACGCGGCTGCCGGAACAACCGATCCGGATGCTAAAAAGTTCCTGTCGGATCTGGCCGCCATGGAAGATGACCACGAAAAGACCTTTGCCGCCATGCGTAAAAAACTGGGTACAACCGAAAAAGCCGAAACCGTATTCGACCCGCAAAATGAAGCCGCCGCCTACCTTAAGGCGCTGGCCGACACACGTATCTTTTTTAAGAAAGAAATTGACACCAGCTCCATGGAGGCGATTTTAAAGGCCGCCATTCTGGCTGAAAAAGATTCAATCGTCTTTTACCTGGGGATGAAAGAGCTGGTTCCCGAAAGCCTGGGCCAGTCCCGTCTGGACGATATCATCAAAGAGGAAATGTCCCACATCAAGCTTCTCAGCCACCGCCTCGTCGCCAGCAAATAG
- a CDS encoding TIGR01777 family oxidoreductase translates to MHVFIAGASGFVGTALSRFLLDAGTTVTGVGRSRTHPFESVPAFTWLSADTTQAGPWQTAVAEADAVVNLTGCTIFKRWTRGYKARMVDSRIRTTGNIVEAMKGGHQRLLSTSAVGYYGSRGDEDLTEDSAPGDDFLARLAVDWEQTARQAGEKGVRVSIMRFGVVLGAGGGALARMLPAFRRFAGGPLGSGRQWFAWIHLADVLAGIQYLLDGETAAGIYNFCAPQTVRQKDFASRLGDALGRPAWLPAPSPALKLVLGEVAQVLLASQKVHPRQLLAEHFPFRFGDLDRALADLVRRP, encoded by the coding sequence ATGCATGTCTTTATTGCCGGTGCATCCGGGTTTGTCGGTACGGCCTTGAGCCGTTTTCTGCTGGATGCCGGAACCACCGTTACGGGGGTGGGACGATCCCGCACCCACCCCTTTGAATCGGTGCCGGCGTTTACCTGGCTTTCCGCCGACACCACCCAGGCCGGTCCATGGCAAACGGCCGTGGCCGAGGCCGACGCCGTGGTCAACCTGACCGGCTGTACGATTTTCAAGCGCTGGACGAGGGGCTACAAGGCCCGTATGGTCGACAGCCGGATCCGCACCACCGGCAACATCGTTGAGGCGATGAAAGGCGGGCATCAACGCTTGCTGAGCACATCGGCGGTGGGCTATTACGGCAGCCGGGGGGATGAAGACCTTACCGAGGACTCTGCGCCGGGAGATGATTTCCTGGCCCGCCTGGCCGTCGATTGGGAACAGACCGCCCGTCAGGCCGGGGAAAAGGGCGTTCGGGTAAGCATCATGCGTTTTGGCGTGGTGCTGGGGGCCGGCGGCGGAGCCCTGGCCCGGATGCTGCCGGCCTTTCGGCGGTTTGCCGGCGGCCCGCTGGGCAGCGGCCGGCAGTGGTTCGCCTGGATTCACCTGGCCGATGTGCTGGCCGGGATCCAGTATCTCCTGGACGGTGAGACCGCCGCCGGCATTTACAATTTTTGCGCACCGCAAACCGTCCGCCAGAAAGATTTTGCCAGCCGACTGGGCGACGCCTTGGGCCGTCCGGCCTGGTTGCCGGCCCCCTCACCGGCATTGAAGCTGGTGCTGGGCGAGGTGGCCCAGGTGCTGCTGGCCAGCCAGAAGGTGCATCCCCGGCAGCTTTTGGCGGAGCACTTTCCATTCCGCTTTGGCGACCTGGACCGTGCCCTGGCCGATCTGGTCCGGCGGCCATGA
- a CDS encoding flavodoxin domain-containing protein, which produces MAKALIVYATRTGATEKIANLIAEGIRISGHEAKVVKVTDIKKEDDLNGYDAVILGSPTYHGEMVQGMKTLLFMAEKAQLEGKVGGAFGAFGWSGEAPDRIFETMKNIYKMDMAGNPLRLKSANLGGGTTMAQDYGREIAKKFT; this is translated from the coding sequence ATGGCCAAAGCGCTGATTGTTTACGCCACCCGCACCGGTGCGACCGAGAAAATCGCCAACCTCATCGCCGAGGGAATTCGAATTTCCGGCCACGAAGCGAAAGTGGTAAAGGTTACCGACATCAAAAAAGAAGATGACCTGAATGGATATGACGCCGTTATCCTGGGTTCACCCACCTATCACGGCGAAATGGTCCAGGGGATGAAGACCCTTTTGTTCATGGCCGAAAAAGCGCAGCTGGAAGGCAAGGTCGGCGGAGCCTTCGGTGCCTTTGGCTGGAGCGGCGAAGCCCCCGATCGTATTTTTGAAACCATGAAAAACATCTACAAAATGGATATGGCCGGCAACCCGTTGCGGCTCAAGTCGGCCAATCTGGGCGGCGGGACCACCATGGCCCAGGATTACGGCCGTGAAATCGCCAAAAAGTTCACCTGA
- a CDS encoding cytochrome c3 family protein → MLRQYVCRTVLVCHSVFPQETGAIETMKASGALTSKQVMNAQCIKCHKAEKRAGKPFGPLTCNTCHVR, encoded by the coding sequence ATGTTACGGCAATATGTATGCCGAACGGTATTGGTCTGCCACAGTGTCTTTCCCCAGGAAACGGGTGCCATAGAGACGATGAAAGCCAGCGGTGCGCTGACGTCGAAACAGGTCATGAACGCCCAGTGCATCAAGTGTCACAAAGCGGAAAAGCGGGCCGGCAAACCCTTTGGTCCGCTAACCTGCAACACCTGTCACGTCAGGTAG
- a CDS encoding IS4 family transposase has product MSEHIDKNVFQTILSPVLPLIEVTQNSLHNDLDTYKLSLSSFTTNLLFGIITRIKSVGQIVTEIKTSPTAKALGLVVASKSMYNEAFNRYPPEIFKDIFHQLVKELDLHKIPEISHLGKMLIVDGSLFPAISNMAWACYKKTANAIKMHLSFELNRMIPTEFISTEGNFSEKEFVKQILREGITYVCDRGYIAFNLFKQISDSNAFFIIRGKSNMTYTVKECLTATVPDTFLKFFSDITDSNIIFNSDENKASYRIVSFTAMGENYILITNRNDLTTYEIIMLYAYRWQVELFFRFIKRTFKGIHLMSQSPHGVQIQFYLYMIAYLLLLSFKQDTEIISRENEKDEHESEENNKNETLLTSSSCSNSNAKRPYVCGLVTLLGEKLKQFYKIGLHWLLAVKNNLLEIFDVNIAKVIAQYSYQ; this is encoded by the coding sequence ATGAGCGAACACATCGACAAAAATGTTTTTCAAACAATTCTATCACCGGTGCTACCATTGATTGAGGTTACTCAAAATAGTCTCCATAATGATTTGGACACTTACAAGCTTTCATTATCATCGTTCACCACAAATTTGCTTTTTGGAATAATAACCAGAATTAAAAGCGTTGGACAAATCGTCACTGAGATCAAAACATCACCAACTGCTAAGGCATTAGGATTGGTCGTCGCATCGAAGTCTATGTATAATGAAGCGTTTAATCGTTATCCCCCAGAAATATTTAAAGATATATTCCATCAGTTGGTAAAAGAATTGGATTTGCATAAAATTCCGGAAATCAGTCATCTTGGAAAAATGCTAATTGTAGATGGTTCGCTTTTTCCGGCCATTTCCAATATGGCATGGGCTTGTTACAAGAAAACCGCTAATGCGATCAAAATGCATTTATCTTTTGAACTCAACCGAATGATTCCAACCGAATTTATCAGTACGGAAGGTAACTTTTCCGAAAAAGAATTTGTTAAGCAAATTCTTCGCGAAGGCATTACATATGTCTGTGATCGAGGCTATATCGCTTTCAATCTGTTCAAGCAGATATCCGACAGCAATGCATTTTTTATTATTCGCGGAAAGTCGAATATGACGTACACTGTAAAAGAGTGTCTCACTGCCACCGTACCGGATACATTCTTGAAATTTTTCAGTGACATCACAGATTCAAATATAATATTCAATAGCGATGAAAACAAAGCAAGTTATCGTATTGTTAGCTTTACGGCTATGGGCGAAAACTACATTTTGATCACAAACAGAAATGATTTGACAACTTACGAAATTATAATGCTTTACGCTTACAGGTGGCAAGTGGAACTTTTTTTTCGCTTCATAAAAAGAACCTTCAAGGGAATTCACTTAATGAGCCAATCTCCTCATGGCGTACAGATACAATTCTACTTGTATATGATTGCTTATCTATTGTTATTATCATTCAAACAAGATACGGAAATAATAAGCAGAGAAAATGAAAAAGATGAGCATGAATCTGAAGAAAATAATAAGAACGAAACCTTGCTAACTTCATCTTCATGCTCCAATTCAAATGCAAAAAGACCATATGTTTGCGGGTTAGTAACTCTTCTTGGAGAAAAATTAAAACAGTTTTATAAAATTGGTCTTCACTGGTTATTAGCAGTAAAAAATAATTTGTTAGAAATATTTGATGTGAATATCGCCAAAGTTATTGCTCAATACTCTTATCAATGA
- a CDS encoding cytochrome c3 family protein, whose amino-acid sequence MKRILLGIALLMAVVGAFTATGTAANRGPAEIDIFGGSRGKVPFPHARHQDRIGDCDVCHQYCSAQSLIRVLSNNFGDIHIKYF is encoded by the coding sequence ATGAAGCGCATTCTTTTGGGGATAGCCCTGCTCATGGCCGTTGTGGGCGCTTTCACGGCAACCGGCACCGCCGCCAACCGGGGACCGGCCGAAATCGATATTTTCGGTGGCAGCCGGGGTAAGGTCCCGTTCCCGCATGCCCGGCATCAGGACCGTATCGGTGACTGCGATGTCTGCCACCAATACTGTTCGGCACAGTCATTGATAAGAGTATTGAGCAATAACTTTGGCGATATTCACATCAAATATTTCTAA
- the rbr gene encoding rubrerythrin, whose product MSSIKGTQTEKNILTAFSGESQARNRYTYFSKQAKKEGFVQIADIFEETANQEKEHAKRLFKLLEGGEVEITGAFPAGVIGTTTENLAEAAGGENYEWTTMYPDFAKVAREEGFDHIAFILEAIAVAEKQHEKRYLELKANIESGRVFKREAAVTWRCRNCGYLHEGTEAPEMCPACAHPQAHFELLGENW is encoded by the coding sequence GTGTCTAGCATTAAAGGAACCCAGACGGAAAAGAACATTTTGACGGCATTTTCCGGAGAATCCCAGGCCCGTAACCGTTACACCTACTTTTCCAAACAAGCCAAAAAAGAGGGCTTTGTCCAGATCGCGGACATTTTCGAAGAAACGGCCAACCAGGAGAAAGAACATGCCAAACGGCTGTTCAAGCTGCTTGAAGGCGGTGAGGTGGAAATCACCGGTGCATTTCCGGCCGGCGTGATCGGTACCACCACCGAAAACCTTGCCGAGGCGGCCGGTGGTGAGAATTATGAATGGACCACCATGTATCCCGATTTCGCCAAGGTTGCCCGCGAGGAAGGATTCGACCACATCGCCTTCATTTTGGAAGCCATTGCCGTGGCCGAAAAACAGCATGAGAAGCGCTATCTGGAACTGAAGGCGAATATCGAGTCCGGACGGGTATTCAAACGCGAAGCCGCCGTTACCTGGCGTTGCCGGAACTGCGGCTATCTGCATGAAGGCACCGAAGCGCCGGAAATGTGTCCGGCCTGTGCCCATCCCCAGGCCCACTTCGAACTCCTGGGCGAAAACTGGTAA
- the rd gene encoding rubredoxin, which translates to MDRYVCTICGYVYDPEAGDPDNGVAAGTKWEDVPDEWECPVCGASKEDFEKEE; encoded by the coding sequence ATGGACAGATATGTTTGTACGATTTGTGGCTATGTTTACGACCCTGAAGCGGGGGATCCGGACAATGGCGTCGCCGCCGGCACCAAATGGGAAGATGTTCCCGACGAATGGGAGTGCCCGGTATGCGGGGCATCCAAAGAGGATTTTGAGAAAGAGGAATAA
- the tpx gene encoding thiol peroxidase, with product MAKTAFKGTPVTLAGDLPQVGSLAPDFTLTKSDLSNVSLSDYAGKTVVLNIFPSIDTPVCAMSVRKFNAEIGNYDNAVVLCVSADLPFAHARFCGAEGLDHVVSASTFRNPGFGDVYGTRIGDGPMAGLMARAVVVIDGAGKVSYTQLVEEISQEPDYDKALAALADKDPLQACTASPTAEHSRGLADDGPCDDGRAGG from the coding sequence ATGGCCAAGACTGCTTTTAAAGGAACCCCCGTGACGCTTGCCGGTGACCTGCCCCAGGTGGGCAGCCTTGCACCGGATTTTACCCTGACGAAGAGTGACCTGTCCAATGTCTCACTGAGCGATTACGCCGGCAAAACCGTTGTCCTGAATATCTTTCCCAGCATCGATACCCCGGTGTGTGCCATGTCGGTGAGAAAATTCAACGCCGAAATCGGCAATTATGACAACGCGGTGGTACTGTGTGTGTCAGCGGATCTGCCTTTTGCCCATGCGCGGTTTTGCGGGGCCGAAGGATTGGATCATGTGGTTTCGGCATCTACCTTCCGCAACCCCGGTTTCGGTGATGTCTATGGGACCCGGATCGGTGACGGCCCCATGGCCGGTCTCATGGCCCGTGCCGTGGTGGTTATCGACGGTGCCGGCAAGGTGTCGTACACCCAACTGGTGGAGGAGATCTCCCAGGAACCCGATTACGACAAGGCCCTGGCCGCCCTTGCCGACAAAGATCCGCTGCAGGCCTGCACCGCGTCTCCCACGGCCGAGCATTCCCGTGGGTTGGCTGACGACGGTCCCTGCGACGATGGCCGGGCCGGAGGTTGA
- a CDS encoding desulfoferrodoxin yields MAERYEVYKCNLCGNIVEVLAGGAGELVCCGQPMEKLTENTVDAAKEKHVPVIEKIDGGYKVKVGDVPHPMEEKHFIQWIELIADGKSCFQFLQPGQAPEAEFKIDAASVSAREYCNIHGLWKA; encoded by the coding sequence ATGGCTGAAAGGTATGAGGTCTATAAATGCAATCTGTGTGGCAATATCGTTGAAGTCCTCGCTGGCGGTGCCGGTGAACTGGTCTGTTGTGGACAGCCCATGGAGAAGCTGACCGAAAATACCGTTGATGCGGCAAAAGAAAAACACGTGCCGGTCATCGAAAAGATTGACGGCGGATATAAGGTCAAAGTCGGTGATGTTCCTCACCCCATGGAGGAAAAGCACTTCATTCAGTGGATCGAACTGATTGCCGATGGTAAGTCCTGCTTCCAGTTTCTCCAGCCGGGGCAAGCCCCCGAAGCCGAATTCAAGATCGATGCGGCATCGGTTTCTGCCAGAGAGTACTGTAATATTCACGGGCTGTGGAAAGCCTGA